A window of Verrucomicrobiota bacterium JB022 contains these coding sequences:
- a CDS encoding RloB family protein, with the protein MTHLRILCEGEATEPQYLRALTAHLGLTAHVEISCATSPDPQRLLTAAYAKGAGETWLVLDAESHSRDAVRARRLSKVVAQALEKTYPRLALSNPCFEYWLLLHEMPDPRALATPARIVARLEKLWGRPYRKGALPLERLIENGRWKDALERARALRQNAGPLTTAGQWLRQRPFTTVDALVERLVLLSGSVCAAGAPSGEPR; encoded by the coding sequence ATGACGCACCTGCGCATCCTCTGCGAAGGCGAAGCAACGGAGCCCCAGTATCTGCGGGCGCTCACAGCCCATCTGGGCCTGACCGCGCACGTCGAGATCTCCTGTGCCACTTCGCCCGACCCGCAACGGCTGTTGACCGCCGCTTACGCCAAAGGCGCGGGGGAAACGTGGCTGGTGCTCGACGCCGAATCGCACTCCCGCGACGCCGTCCGCGCCCGCCGTCTCTCCAAGGTCGTGGCGCAGGCGCTGGAGAAGACTTACCCACGCCTCGCGCTCTCCAACCCCTGCTTCGAGTACTGGCTGCTGCTCCACGAAATGCCCGACCCCCGGGCGCTGGCCACGCCCGCCCGGATCGTCGCCCGGCTGGAAAAGCTCTGGGGCCGGCCCTACCGCAAGGGCGCCCTGCCATTAGAGCGCCTGATCGAAAACGGCCGCTGGAAAGACGCCTTGGAACGTGCCCGCGCGCTTCGACAAAACGCCGGCCCCCTCACTACCGCCGGCCAATGGCTCCGGCAGCGCCCCTTTACCACGGTCGACGCCCTGGTCGAGCGCCTCGTCCTGCTCAGCGGGTCTGTTTGCGCCGCGGGTGCGCCTTCCGGTGAGCCGCGATAA